The genomic region CCGTTGTACAGGTCAACAGACAAAGGCCAGCGATGGAGAAGGTgatgatcacagaatgttaggaattggaagggacctcgaaagatcatctagtccaatccccctgctggagcaggaacaccagatgaggttacacaggaatgtgtccaggtgggttttgaatgtctccagagaaggagactccacaacccccctgggcagcctgttccagtgctccatcaccctcactgtgaagaagtttcttctcaaatttaaacggAACCTCCTgcattccagtttgtatccattggcCCTtgtcctggctccatcctcgtgacactcaccctttatatatttataaacattaatgaggtcacccctcagtctcctccaagctaaagagacccagctccctcagcctttcttcatacggGAAGTGCTCCAGTCCCTaagtcatctttgtggctctagtGATGTCCACCTGCACACAGCAAGGGCAGGATTCCTCGGCGAGTGAAGACGCCATGCCCATCTTCACCAAACACGGGCTGGGCGGAAAGCACAGCGGGGATGAGAGACACCTCTGGGGCCAGAGGACCCTGGCTGAGGCCGATGTTAGGGAGCGGGTGGCCCCGAGCCGCTGTGGGTTCGAGGGCGGTCCCCGCTGGGGGCGGCCGTTGGCGGAGCGCGCGCGCGGGGCGCCGGCCGTTGGGCGAGACGCAGAGGCGaagttgggggggggagggggggtggtgAGCGCGCGCCGCCCCGGAGCCCATAAAGCGGCGAGCGGGCGGCTGGCGCCGCGCAGAACCGGGTGCGGCGGTGGTAGAGCCGGGGCATCGCCATGAGGGAGATCGTGCACATCCAGGCGGGACAGTGCGGGAACCAGATCGGGACCAAGGTGAGCCTTGAGGGGACCCCCGCTACTTGCGGAGTGTCCCAGTGCCTGCCCGACGCTCCCGGCCGCTTCTGCGGGGCTGCTgtgccgcggcggggcggggttGTGCCCGCCGCTCCCCACCGCCGGCCGCTGCCGTCCCGCTCCCCTTGCCGAGCGGCGCCGGGCGCGCTCGGGGCTCGGAGCGCCGCGCATCTCGCCTCTCTCCGTGACCATAAATGGCTTTGGGAAGCACCGAAACCAAACGGGGCTTTTCAAATtgctattattttattattttttttgtgtgtttaaacTGGCCAGGCCGGGGCTCAAGGGCGAGCCCGAGCGGCCCCCTCCAGACGCCGGGACGCCACAGCCCGTCCGGGCGTGGAGTTGGCGGCCGGGCCGCTTGTCCGTTGGGTTTAAATGCTGGTGCCCGCCCGGCTTGTgctgtcccgtcccgtcccgcgcAGGGAGGGGCGGCGGGCACGCCAGGAATCCGGCAGCTGCGGCCGGTCCGGGCCGAGCCGCTGggctgccgcccccgcccgcgCTGAAGCCGGGGcgctgggctgggcagggcagggccgcCGGTGTTCCGCGGGGCAGTTCCCAACCCgcttctccttttcctcccttaGTTTTGGGAAGTGATAAGTGATGAGCATGGCATTGACCCAGCCGGAGGCTATGTCGGTGACTCAGCGCTGCAGCTGGAGAGGATCAATGTCTACTATAACGAATCATCGTGTGAGTGTGGGACGGGGAGGGGTGAGGGACAGGGGTCTCTGTGGGAAGTGGCACAGGTATTCGGGAGAAAATGGGTTTGTGAAGCCCTATTGCACATCTGGTTATGCTCTTCACGTGCCATCAGCCCCCATATCTGATCCCAACTCATCGCATTATACACAGAAAAGATTTTCTGCTTTCTTAGAAACTTAAAACTGGGTGTTAtctcccccagcagagaaaaatgacaCAAGGAGTTGTCCTCAGAGGTGGAGGCTTATTTATTAGTTAACACTCTGCTAGACCCTTGCTTTTTAAACATATTATTGTTTCATCAGATGTGTCTTATCAGTTTCCCCAAATTAAAGTATTGATTATATGAGCCTGTGTCTGTAGTACTCTTGATTTTGTGACTGAGAGGACTGGGCCACAGGTAATGCAGAAGTCAATGGTGATTCATTAATAAGATGCAAAAGGTGGCTAAATCCTCTGAGTCAGTCTGTTGTTAAAGGGTGTTAACAGTATAAAATGGGGATCATGAGTTCTTTGGTCTATTGACATGAACCTGCAAGTGCAAATGTTTCACCTTTTGTCCAGTTCAGGTTAATTGATATTATTTGCCTTGGTTTCCTGGAACAACTTCAGCTGGATACAGATTCTTTATCTGTTGCTAAAACAGAGTTTGCAAAATGTAACCTACCATCTGTAGGACCAAAAAGATGTCAGATTTGTCTTTCAAGCAGAACTGATTCGTTCCTATGGTGCTGAGTTTTTTCATCACCATGATTTCCTGTATCAgtaatatttatatatgtacagTCTTAATTAGAATAATAGTATGAGATATAATGTATTTGTGTATTGAGACCTGTAACTGTGTTAGCTTATTTCGGAACATTAAGGGCATGCTTACTTTTTATTGTAGCCCAGAAATTTGTACCAAGAGCAGTCTTAGTGGACTTGGAGCCGGGAACCATGGATAGTGTGCGATCTGGTCCTTTTGGTCAGCTCTTTCGGCCTGATAATTTCATCTTTGGTATGTGAATATcactctttaaaaaacaaaactatcCAACAGATGCTTGATTACCAAGTGAATAGTCAAAATGCATTTAAGCTCCCTATTCCAAAGTAGTTGTTTGTACTGAGAAATCCTACTAGCTTAACAATACAATTACAATTATCTGTAAGTCAGCTAGAAGATCCTGTTAACTGGAAAAGTCATTCCTTTGTTAATTATTCCTTCAATTAGCAAACTACTGAAACTTTCCTATGGCATTCAGACAAAGCACATTGGCTTTCCATATACATGAACTCCAGAGAAACCCTGAGACCACTTCTTTACAACAAAATGCATGGAAATTTTGCAGAAAATGGAGAGGGGGAAAAACCTCAGACACAAACCAACCGGACTATTCTTCATATTCTTCATATTTGCATTAAAAGCTTGAGCATTACATTTTTTTGTAGTCTGTGTAATTCAACTTTTTCAACAGATTCTTGCAGAATAGTAAACAGTACAGGAAGACCAACTGTAATATGAAAAAGACTGTCATATATAGCCACTTACTGGGTTATTTTCCAACATAATGAGGAACAGCCTGAGAGCACTTGGGGAACTTCTGGTTTTGCAGTGTTCTAGAAGATGGTTGTTCTAACCTTTACTGTTTCACTTTGGACTTTTGTAGTACTTTCCATCTAAGCTTAGAAATGCACATTACCAGGGTTAAATTTTGTAGCATCCTTGCAAAGTACAGAAACATTATCAGTCCCTTTGCACTAAAGGAGAAACAGTGTGTGGAAGTTAAATGATCCACTTGCTGAAACAGGAAGTCTGAATGAAAGCTACCATGAGAACTCTCATGTCCTTTTGGTTTCCAAGTCTGCACTAGCcacaaaacacatttcttcctgccAAGGCAAGCTTAAGTTGCAACTTAGTTTGGTATATTGTGTTAACATAAGGAAGGAAAAATGCCAGGGACAGACAGAGAAAAGATAAACATTATTTAGGTGGTATAAACCGAACTTCAGTCTGTGTTGTTGCTGTTGAGGTGGGGAGTAAAGAAGCCATACAGAGTCACTTTGAGTATTTAACTGACTTCAAACTTTTAACGCTATCACTATCGTTCTCCTGTATACCCCATAGCAGAGATGTTAAGGGTCTTTTTCAAAGAAATTTTAAGTTACAACATACGGAAGTCAACTTGGGGAGAAAAGCCATAGACATAGGCAGCTTTATGATGTATGTTTCTATGCTcaagtttctcctttccttcctttcttctgcatGGACCACACGAGCCTCCAAAAGTGGATTCACCTGACCTATGGAAATACCTGAACTGGAGATTTACAGTTTGGCATACCACCAGTAAAAACAGAGCAAAATCAATTCAGAGTGTCTTCAACAATAGTCCAGTTCACTGTACTCCCTTTCTGCCAAACTAACAATGAACCAACAGCATGTGATCAACTCCTATCTGACAGAGGCCCCTGCCAGCATCAGGCACTGTCCTTCCAACCTGCTGAATAATGCAGAATGGCTGCCTGAGTGCTGAAGTAATGATCTTCTGTGTCAAAAGCCaacaaagcattttattttctcttttaaaaatctggCCTGGGATTACAAAGGATTTTGTGGCAGAAGCTGGCAGTTCCATACTTGCTGTACCCCAGGCTGTAAGGGTTCATTCTGATGGAGATGTTTTCTGCCTCTGCTTGTATATGCCTGCATGCATACCTGTCTCTATAGCAAGTAACTGTGGACCATCAGTCAGGATTTCATTCAGGTATATTGAGTACATGACAACACCCTCCAGATACAGGAGTTTTAGCTGAGACTAGCAGGAGACTCAGGTGGACACAAAATAATCCTTGAGCTTAAATGCTTGTGTTGGCAAGGTGGTGATCCAAAATGTGAAGAAGTGCAAGTGGAATGAAGCTGCTATACAAGAGCAGCAGGTCTCCTGGCCTTCTGACAGCATACAGTTGCCCACCAGGAGTTGTTAAGAACTCTGATGTAGCTCTTCTTGTTAGCCAGTTTTCATgtgtatattttgcatttctcATTCTTGTGTACACTCCCGATAGTTTTACTGCATAGATGCCACCCCAATTTCAATCGTCTGAACTGGTAGGGGCAACCACAAGATGGCTGCTAGTCCAAGAAGCTGTCCTTCCCTCTGAATTATACCATTAGTTCTACACTAAGGCCGTTCACACTGGGCTTCTAAGAGTTAATCTGCAAGCTACTGATCTGTCAGTTTATCTTGTGTTTCCAGCAGTGAAGAGAGGAAAGGAGTGAAAGCAGATTGCAGGAAATAGTTGCCATTTTagggattaaaaaataaatggactTTTAGACAAACAGCTTCTATGCATGTGCAGCTCAACCTGAATATGTGTGATAAAGCTACGATGTGTTGGAGAAAGAAATAGTGGTAGAAGGATCTGAAGGTACCAAGAGTGCACATCAGTTGTGGGATTGTGTTGTGTAGACTCCCTTGTGTAAACCCAGTAAATGTGCAGTGAGAAAAGGCAGATGCAGGATGCTAGAGATGGGCTGCATACAATCATTGcagtttaacccgagctagcaatcaaaaccataATAGCTGCTTGCTTACTCTTACCCTCCCCTCCTCACCAAACAGACGAGAGAATTAAaaggggagaaacttgtggactgAGATAAGCGCAGTTTAATACAATAACAAAATACTACTACCACTATATATATAacggaaaatagaatataaaacaaAAGATACTCAGTGCTATTCCTCAAAAACTCATCTGTTTTGAGCAGCCAATCCCAGAAAaagagagagcaccctggtcttGAACAGTGTccagggggaagagagaaaaaaaggcagaggctCACTGCAAGGATTGCCAAAAAATCTGCTGATTCCTGGTTTCTACGGACACGTGCTTATTTTTCACATAGAGATTTAATCCCAGGGGACTTGATGATTTTATGTGTTTGTCTAAAATTTTTCAGAGGTTTGGTATATACTTGGTAAGTGGAGGGTATCCAGTAGGGTTTCACAGGGTCATGATCAAGATCTCCAGGTGTGTGACAGCCTTGTCAGTCCCATGGCACCTCCAGACTGTACTGCATTGTTGTGGGTAAGAGGTCTGGATTCCTGCACAGCAGAAAATTTCAAATGCCAATGTCAGAGATCCTTGACAGATGGCTGACTAGTGGATGAAGTGCATGGGAGTAGTCGATAGTTGTGGGCTAGAGAGAACCCATTGGTACTGGTGTAGGCAACTGCTGCTACAGTTCCACTCAACAATTTAAATACAAAGGTTGTATTAGCGCAATACAGAGGTGGTAGTAGTTGTGTGGGCATCCAGGAGTTCGACTCAGATTAAGACTGAGGGAGTGTAGTGCAGTGGAAGGCTCGAAGGAGGACAGGTCCACCTCAGTGTTCGGTATTTTACCTCCTAACTTTATTTGCAAACTAAGCAAAAGCAAGTAAAATCAGTCTTTACTGATTCCCCGCCCCCCCACAATTAAAATAATGTTTCCATATTTGTGAGAGTAACTCCAATTCTTCTTTTACCTTGTTCTTTCTTTGTATTCTCCATTCCCTCCTGTTCTTCATTCTTTCCTTATGTCACTGCCCACAGAATGACAACACAATTTTTACACAAGGGGCAATCTATAAAATGAAGTCCTAAACTCAGAATTTAGCTTTGTTAGGATTGTACTGCATCTTGAAGCGTTGTGTGCTTTTTAGTGTCCATCCTAATGTGCTGCCCTGTCTGTAGTAGGGGATCTGCTCAATCAGACCCCAGATGGTTACAAACATGTTTAATTCTGGAAGGATATTACTTTGTGCTTTGCCCAGCTGGACAGGAAGTGCTGAGCTCCCTATgttcaaagagagaaaaatatagCAACCTGCAGAACAATGCATTAACTAACCAAATACATCATGAGGAAACCAAGCATTTATGCAGTGAAAATAAAGTGCATCATATTTAAACAATATCCCAGCAAGTAGTTTCCCTGATTCATGTGTTCGGCACCAACACGGTGCACTGGGAATTGAAATGAGATATGTTAataggaaggaaggggaaggtcTTGCAGAACAACACAGAAGCTGACAGCCCTATGCCTGATTCTGAAACTGTTCCTCTTTCTGAACACCCCTCTCAAGAGTAGCATTAAGTGACTTCTGTGGCACAGTGTATGTATGTAGTAGACACAATGAGGAACAGGAGTATTTGAAAAACTGGCCCCCCATTTCATCCTCCTTATTATCTAAGTAATAACAAAATAGTGACATAGCAAAGGATCCAGATTGTCCATCTTAATAAATTGAGTGGCACAGAAAAGGCAAATGGAAGCCTTGGGGAGAAAAAGAGGGACCCATGAAATGTCAGTGATCTGATTTTGCAAGTTGCTTTGCAGATCCTGAAGAACAGTGAGTTTGTAGGGAGAACAGTAAAAGCTAAAAGGCACTTATTAACTACCAGATTTTTGAAATAACATTCTCGAAGCTTCAGTCTGTCAGTATTTTCAGTCAGATTAGGTAACCATGAATTAAAAAAGCTATAGTTCTTGATATAACAAGTTAAATAGAGCTCCTGAAGCCCAGCCTTATCCTTGAATGACAACAATGACTCCATGTCTCATGGGAACAGTCCAAGAACCTTTCGTTTAGGAATGTGTATCTGTGGTTTAGCTTTGTATACATCACGGTtcttaaaaagtatttaaatattaaacagTCACCTTGTGTTTATGGAATAAGCAGGATTGGGAGTGTGAAAGCTTTCAAAACAAGGAGACAAGGCCATCTTTGCATTTCTGGAAGGTTAaataccaaaaaagaaaagaaacatgcaAAGGCATAAATGCAAACTACCAGGGATTTGAGACAAAATGAGACTATGTAAAAAGTTTCAGTTTATACTTACGAAGATATTTGTGGGCAAAACTGAAGAGCAGAGTTATCCACCTGACAGATTTATAGCAGCTTTTGTTACAGATGTAAATCCATTTGACATGCAAATATCAAACCTTACCaataattttgtatattttttttccctattgtaTGTTATTTTAGGACAAACTGGTGCAGGAAACAACTGGGCTAAAGGACACTATACAGAAGGGGCAGAGTTGGTTGATTCCGTACTTGATGTAGTAAGAAAAGAGTGTGAACACTGCGATTGCTTGCAAGGATTTCAGCTCACTCATTCCCTGGGAGGAGGGACAGGGTCTGGCATGGGAACCCTACTCATCAGCAAGATACGAGAGGAATACCCTGACAGGATAATGAATACCTTTAGTGTCATGCCTTCTCCAAAGGTTTCTGATACAGTGGTGGAGCCTTATAATGCTACACTCTCGGTCCACCAGCTGGTTGAAAATACAGATGAAACCTACTGCATTGACAATGAAGCTTTGTATGACATTTGCTTCCGCACGCTGAAGCTCACCACTCCAACATATGGTGATTTAAACCATTTGGTTTCTGCCACCATGAGCGGGGTGACTACATCCCTGCGGTTTCCAGGCCAACTAAATGCTGACCTCCGGAAGCTGGCAGTAAATATGGTCCCTTTCCCACGCCTTCATTTTTTCATGCCAGGCTTTGCTCCTCTGACAGCCCGAGGCAGCCAGCAATACCGAGCACTCACTGTTCCAGAGCTCACCCAGCAGATGTTTGATGCCAAAAATATGATGGCAGCCTGTGACCCAAGACATGGGCGATATTTGACAGTGGCTACTGTCTTCCGTGGTCCCATGTCCATGAAGGAGGTCGATGAGCAGATGTTGGCCATCCAGAACAAGAACAGCAGTTACTTTGTGGAGTGGATCCCAAACAATGTCAAGGTGGCAGTGTGCGACATACCTCCTCGTGGCCTCAAGATGTCTTCCACATTCATTGGCAACAGTACTGCTATTCAAGAGCTCTTCAAGAGGATCTCAGAGCAGTTTTCGGCCATGTTCAGGAGAAAGGCCTTTCTCCACTGGTTCACAGGAGAAGGAATGGATGAAATGGAGTTTACAGAAGCAGAAAGCAACATGAATGATCTGGTTTCAGAGTATCAGCAATACCAAGAAGCAACAGCAAATGACGGAGAGGAAGCATTtgaagatgatgaagaagaaATCAATGAGTAAAGAAATTAGGTGCGCTGTTTTGCAGGCCAAATACTGAAATCTGGATTTCTAATAATTAAGCTTATCAATTTCTATTTAGGCttattaaaacaagcaaaaagaataaaaggagCGTGAGCCTCAGATATTAGAGGTGCTCTTCAGAGTCCATTGAGGTCACAGAGAACTGAGGACATTCAGCATTTCTGGAAATCAGGCCGTTTCTATTAATGAGACAAATATAAGGTATTCAGTTAAGACTTTGACCTAAGAATTGGAACACACAGATTTCTagtttgggatattttttttttcccccaaagttcATAACTTGTAAAGTTGTACAAGAGAAGATGTAAAATAGGCATGAAAATCTACAAAATAGAGCTGCACTATTTTCATCCAATTACGAGTAAGAAAATTTTGTGGGTTTGATGTATTCATTCTGTACCAAATGTACACTACTAAAGTGCCAGGAACAAATGAATTcataataaaaagaagaaaaaaaatttcgCTATTCTGTACAGTAACTGTTAACAGTGATATTTGACTCCAGTCCTCTAAAAGCCAAATAAAAGAGATGAGTATCCTTTCAAGCAAAAGTGTTTTGAGCAGTCAATGCTGTATAAATATCCAGTGAGCTGCAGGCCAGAAGCTGGATTTATGCTAGGCGACTCTGTCACTTGCTGCTGAATAATCATAGATTATGTATATGAAATCTATCCATTTTGGATGTATTCTTTAAGGATCCCTGGGGTTTAAAGTGGCACCTCAATATCTGGCTGGTCCCATGTCTTTCTGGCTCTCCCCAGTT from Patagioenas fasciata isolate bPatFas1 chromosome 2, bPatFas1.hap1, whole genome shotgun sequence harbors:
- the TUBB6 gene encoding tubulin beta-6 chain, translated to MREIVHIQAGQCGNQIGTKFWEVISDEHGIDPAGGYVGDSALQLERINVYYNESSSQKFVPRAVLVDLEPGTMDSVRSGPFGQLFRPDNFIFGQTGAGNNWAKGHYTEGAELVDSVLDVVRKECEHCDCLQGFQLTHSLGGGTGSGMGTLLISKIREEYPDRIMNTFSVMPSPKVSDTVVEPYNATLSVHQLVENTDETYCIDNEALYDICFRTLKLTTPTYGDLNHLVSATMSGVTTSLRFPGQLNADLRKLAVNMVPFPRLHFFMPGFAPLTARGSQQYRALTVPELTQQMFDAKNMMAACDPRHGRYLTVATVFRGPMSMKEVDEQMLAIQNKNSSYFVEWIPNNVKVAVCDIPPRGLKMSSTFIGNSTAIQELFKRISEQFSAMFRRKAFLHWFTGEGMDEMEFTEAESNMNDLVSEYQQYQEATANDGEEAFEDDEEEINE